In Pseudomonadota bacterium, one DNA window encodes the following:
- a CDS encoding ribbon-helix-helix domain-containing protein — translation MAQIALSTKLSVETYQALDAHCKATGAVKAQVVEEAIKMYLAKGGKK, via the coding sequence ATGGCACAAATTGCTCTTAGCACCAAACTATCAGTAGAAACCTACCAGGCGCTAGACGCTCACTGTAAAGCCACAGGCGCAGTTAAGGCGCAGGTGGTGGAGGAGGCAATTAAGATGTATCTGGCGAAGGGAGGCAAGAAGTAA
- a CDS encoding RusA family crossover junction endodeoxyribonuclease gives MSKRIQFTAYGIPQPKGSTKSFVVKGRAITTSANAKVKPWQEIVAYAAQQHRPPEIWVGGIGIRLDFYFLRPKSVSEKKRPYHTVKPDVDKITRSTLDALTGVIFADDSQVVSLIAGKEYGDPRVDVQIWEV, from the coding sequence ATGAGCAAGCGTATCCAATTTACCGCATACGGCATACCGCAGCCTAAAGGCTCGACAAAATCATTCGTTGTTAAGGGCAGGGCAATTACCACAAGCGCGAACGCGAAAGTCAAGCCGTGGCAGGAGATTGTAGCCTACGCAGCGCAACAGCACCGCCCGCCTGAAATATGGGTAGGCGGCATCGGAATCAGGCTTGATTTTTACTTCCTGCGCCCCAAGTCAGTCAGCGAGAAGAAACGCCCTTATCACACGGTAAAGCCGGATGTGGACAAAATAACTCGCTCAACCCTAGATGCCTTAACAGGGGTGATATTCGCAGATGACAGTCAGGTTGTGAGTTTGATAGCAGGCAAGGAATATGGCGATCCGAGGGTAGATGTGCAAATATGGGAGGTGTAA